A DNA window from Delphinus delphis chromosome 6, mDelDel1.2, whole genome shotgun sequence contains the following coding sequences:
- the CBR4 gene encoding 3-oxoacyl-[acyl-carrier-protein] reductase isoform X3 — MDRVCAVFGGSRGIGKAVARLMAQRGYRLAIVARNLQGARAAAGDLGGDHLALSCDVAKEYDVQNTFEEIEKNLGRVNFLVNAAGINRDNLLVRTNAEDMLSQLHTNLLGSMLTCRAAVKTMIKQQTGSIVNVGSVVGVKGSSGQSVYSASKGGLVAFSRALAKEVARKKIRVNVVAPVRHHHQALLRGAGTGAGDLHCYSVLEQRCPGGHDLGLTGLRGPGCCICPKTTRGTSHLKSVVFKLRTLKS; from the exons ATGGACAGGGTGTGCGCCGTGTTCGGAGGCTCCCGGGGCATCGGCAAGGCGGTGGCCCGCTTGATGGCCCAGAGAGGCTACCGACTGGCCATCGTCGCCCGGAATCTGCAGGGGGCCAGAGCCGCGGCCGGGGACCTGGGCG GAGATCATTTGGCGTTGAGCTGTGATGTTGCCAAAGAATATGATGTTCAAAATACATTTGAAGAGATAGAGAAGAACTTAGGTCGAGTTAATTTCTTGGTAAATGCAGCTGGAATTAACAG gGATAACCTCTTAGTAAGGACAAATGCCGAAGATATGCTATCTCAGCTTCATACTAACCTCTTGGGCTCCATGCTGACCTGTAGAGCTGCCGTGAAGACAATGATTAAACAGCAGACAGGGTCCATTGTGAATGTGG gAAGCGTTGTAGGTGTAAAAGGCAGTTCTGGGCAGTCCGTGTACAGCGCCAGTAAAGGCGGGCTAGTTGCGTTCTCACGCGCTCTTGCTAAAGAAGtagcaagaaagaaaattagagtgAATGTAGTTGCGCCAG TACGTCATCATCATCAGGCACTTCTCAGAGGTGCTGGGACAGGAGCAGGGGACCTGCATTGTTACTCAGTTCTGGAGCAGCGCTGCCCAGGAGGGCATGACCTTGGTCTGACGGGACTCAGGGGGCCGGGATGCTGCATCTGTCCTAAAACCACAAGAGGAACTTCTCATTTAAAGTCAGTTGTATTTAAGTTAAGAACTCTCAAGAGCTGA
- the CBR4 gene encoding 3-oxoacyl-[acyl-carrier-protein] reductase isoform X4, with product MDRVCAVFGGSRGIGKAVARLMAQRGYRLAIVARNLQGARAAAGDLGGDHLALSCDVAKEYDVQNTFEEIEKNLGRVNFLVNAAGINRDNLLVRTNAEDMLSQLHTNLLGSMLTCRAAVKTMIKQQTGSIVNVGSVVGVKGSSGQSVYSASKGGLVAFSRALAKEVARKKIRVNVVAPGFVHTDMTKDLKEEHLKKNIPLGRFGDPIDVAHAVVFLLESPYITGHVLVVDGGLQLTM from the exons ATGGACAGGGTGTGCGCCGTGTTCGGAGGCTCCCGGGGCATCGGCAAGGCGGTGGCCCGCTTGATGGCCCAGAGAGGCTACCGACTGGCCATCGTCGCCCGGAATCTGCAGGGGGCCAGAGCCGCGGCCGGGGACCTGGGCG GAGATCATTTGGCGTTGAGCTGTGATGTTGCCAAAGAATATGATGTTCAAAATACATTTGAAGAGATAGAGAAGAACTTAGGTCGAGTTAATTTCTTGGTAAATGCAGCTGGAATTAACAG gGATAACCTCTTAGTAAGGACAAATGCCGAAGATATGCTATCTCAGCTTCATACTAACCTCTTGGGCTCCATGCTGACCTGTAGAGCTGCCGTGAAGACAATGATTAAACAGCAGACAGGGTCCATTGTGAATGTGG gAAGCGTTGTAGGTGTAAAAGGCAGTTCTGGGCAGTCCGTGTACAGCGCCAGTAAAGGCGGGCTAGTTGCGTTCTCACGCGCTCTTGCTAAAGAAGtagcaagaaagaaaattagagtgAATGTAGTTGCGCCAG GATTTGTTCATACAGATATGACGAAAGACTTGAAAGaagaacatttaaagaaaaacatcccTCTTGGGAGGTTTGGAGACCCCATTGATGTGGCCCATGCAGTCGTGTTTCTTTTAGAGTCTCCGTACATTACAGGGCACGTCCTGGTGGTGGACGGAGGCTTGCAGCTCACCATGTAG
- the CBR4 gene encoding 3-oxoacyl-[acyl-carrier-protein] reductase isoform X2: MDRVCAVFGGSRGIGKAVARLMAQRGYRLAIVARNLQGARAAAGDLGGGYRPGTPRLRAANVNRGRCGSEKPSWAPSSPGRSGSPCGARGSACRRCGAVWQGLPARLRGLARWYVCACAGSAGPGRLRPFQSWLYPVCFPVPKALTLLRCFGDHLALSCDVAKEYDVQNTFEEIEKNLGRVNFLVNAAGINRDNLLVRTNAEDMLSQLHTNLLGSMLTCRAAVKTMIKQQTGSIVNVGSVVGVKGSSGQSVYSASKGGLVAFSRALAKEVARKKIRVNVVAPGFVHTDMTKDLKEEHLKKNIPLGRFGDPIDVAHAVVFLLESPYITGHVLVVDGGLQLTM, from the exons ATGGACAGGGTGTGCGCCGTGTTCGGAGGCTCCCGGGGCATCGGCAAGGCGGTGGCCCGCTTGATGGCCCAGAGAGGCTACCGACTGGCCATCGTCGCCCGGAATCTGCAGGGGGCCAGAGCCGCGGCCGGGGACCTGGGCGGTGGGTACCGACCGGGGACGCCCCGCCTCCGCGCGGCGAATGTGAACCGCGGCCGGTGCGGGTCCGAGAAGCCGTCGTGGGCGCCCTCCTCCCCGGGCCGGTCAGGCTCACCGTGTGGGGCGCGGGGCAGTGCGTGCCGCAGGTGCGGCGCCGTCTGGCAAGGCTTGCCGGCGCGCCTGCGTGGTCTTGCGCGTTGGTACGTGTGCGCATGCGCAGGCAGTGCCGGCCCAGGACGTTTGCGGCCCTTCCAGTCCTGGTTGTACCCGGTCTGCTTTCCCGTGCCCAAGGCACTGACGTTACTACGGTGCTTTG GAGATCATTTGGCGTTGAGCTGTGATGTTGCCAAAGAATATGATGTTCAAAATACATTTGAAGAGATAGAGAAGAACTTAGGTCGAGTTAATTTCTTGGTAAATGCAGCTGGAATTAACAG gGATAACCTCTTAGTAAGGACAAATGCCGAAGATATGCTATCTCAGCTTCATACTAACCTCTTGGGCTCCATGCTGACCTGTAGAGCTGCCGTGAAGACAATGATTAAACAGCAGACAGGGTCCATTGTGAATGTGG gAAGCGTTGTAGGTGTAAAAGGCAGTTCTGGGCAGTCCGTGTACAGCGCCAGTAAAGGCGGGCTAGTTGCGTTCTCACGCGCTCTTGCTAAAGAAGtagcaagaaagaaaattagagtgAATGTAGTTGCGCCAG GATTTGTTCATACAGATATGACGAAAGACTTGAAAGaagaacatttaaagaaaaacatcccTCTTGGGAGGTTTGGAGACCCCATTGATGTGGCCCATGCAGTCGTGTTTCTTTTAGAGTCTCCGTACATTACAGGGCACGTCCTGGTGGTGGACGGAGGCTTGCAGCTCACCATGTAG
- the CBR4 gene encoding 3-oxoacyl-[acyl-carrier-protein] reductase isoform X1 codes for MDRVCAVFGGSRGIGKAVARLMAQRGYRLAIVARNLQGARAAAGDLGGGYRPGTPRLRAANVNRGRCGSEKPSWAPSSPGRSGSPCGARGSACRRCGAVWQGLPARLRGLARWYVCACAGSAGPGRLRPFQSWLYPVCFPVPKALTLLRCFGDHLALSCDVAKEYDVQNTFEEIEKNLGRVNFLVNAAGINRDNLLVRTNAEDMLSQLHTNLLGSMLTCRAAVKTMIKQQTGSIVNVGSVVGVKGSSGQSVYSASKGGLVAFSRALAKEVARKKIRVNVVAPVRHHHQALLRGAGTGAGDLHCYSVLEQRCPGGHDLGLTGLRGPGCCICPKTTRGTSHLKSVVFKLRTLKS; via the exons ATGGACAGGGTGTGCGCCGTGTTCGGAGGCTCCCGGGGCATCGGCAAGGCGGTGGCCCGCTTGATGGCCCAGAGAGGCTACCGACTGGCCATCGTCGCCCGGAATCTGCAGGGGGCCAGAGCCGCGGCCGGGGACCTGGGCGGTGGGTACCGACCGGGGACGCCCCGCCTCCGCGCGGCGAATGTGAACCGCGGCCGGTGCGGGTCCGAGAAGCCGTCGTGGGCGCCCTCCTCCCCGGGCCGGTCAGGCTCACCGTGTGGGGCGCGGGGCAGTGCGTGCCGCAGGTGCGGCGCCGTCTGGCAAGGCTTGCCGGCGCGCCTGCGTGGTCTTGCGCGTTGGTACGTGTGCGCATGCGCAGGCAGTGCCGGCCCAGGACGTTTGCGGCCCTTCCAGTCCTGGTTGTACCCGGTCTGCTTTCCCGTGCCCAAGGCACTGACGTTACTACGGTGCTTTG GAGATCATTTGGCGTTGAGCTGTGATGTTGCCAAAGAATATGATGTTCAAAATACATTTGAAGAGATAGAGAAGAACTTAGGTCGAGTTAATTTCTTGGTAAATGCAGCTGGAATTAACAG gGATAACCTCTTAGTAAGGACAAATGCCGAAGATATGCTATCTCAGCTTCATACTAACCTCTTGGGCTCCATGCTGACCTGTAGAGCTGCCGTGAAGACAATGATTAAACAGCAGACAGGGTCCATTGTGAATGTGG gAAGCGTTGTAGGTGTAAAAGGCAGTTCTGGGCAGTCCGTGTACAGCGCCAGTAAAGGCGGGCTAGTTGCGTTCTCACGCGCTCTTGCTAAAGAAGtagcaagaaagaaaattagagtgAATGTAGTTGCGCCAG TACGTCATCATCATCAGGCACTTCTCAGAGGTGCTGGGACAGGAGCAGGGGACCTGCATTGTTACTCAGTTCTGGAGCAGCGCTGCCCAGGAGGGCATGACCTTGGTCTGACGGGACTCAGGGGGCCGGGATGCTGCATCTGTCCTAAAACCACAAGAGGAACTTCTCATTTAAAGTCAGTTGTATTTAAGTTAAGAACTCTCAAGAGCTGA